A single Seriola aureovittata isolate HTS-2021-v1 ecotype China chromosome 19, ASM2101889v1, whole genome shotgun sequence DNA region contains:
- the myt1la gene encoding myelin transcription factor 1-like, a isoform X6 produces the protein MEGNAVEKRHRTRSKGVRAAVEAVTQELFSCPTPGCDGSGHVSGKYARHRSVYGCPLAKKRKALEKQPLEPAAKRRPFLTSCPGEEEEEEDTAVYTSYENEAVEVGVVGKEQGEVVEEDEEEEEGERDADEEEDGEVEDEFSEDNEEQGEEEEEEEEEEDVEVERADAPIRGERTEEEDEEEGMDEEEEEVEDGDDEEEQEEDEDEEEEEEQNRQQVENHYKPGGQSKLLPVQKDDNNNSCTIGVGNATGEEYENYDELVAKSLLNLGKIAEDAAYQAMTESEMNSNSSNSAGEDDDDDEDDGSEQGDRKGELSVDLDSDVVRETVDSLKLLAQGHGAMLPEDGYPEGTMVDDGGHINGRPGGGVRVQADESEEEVCLSSLECLRNQCFDLARKLSETQPSDRPALHALHQQLQNPLDQQVLHHQTRYESCQQGPLEEPRSLERSYSDMVNLMKLEEQLSPASRGYPTSCSQEGDEDTTSVASDRSDETYDMAKGNLSLLEKAIALESERAKVMRDRMASEHAMPRRDHHHLRGQGEHSPRLSSGAEERKSRMHHDGLKRAYYPKDSSRGEKKESKCPTPGCDGTGHVTGLYPHHRSLSGCPHKDRVPPEILAMYENVLKCPTPGCSGRGHVNSNRNSHRSLSGCPIAAAEKMAKVHEKSHSTDTGSKTNQTSDRVLRPMCFVKQLEIPQYGYKNNVPTSTPRSNLAKELEKYSKTSYDYGGYDGQHGGYGKRGPTTKSHHGRDTSPKGYDAKRYCKTSSPASSTTSSYAPSSSSSLSCGGGGGGGGGGGGGGGSSASSTCSKSSFDYTHDMEAAHMAATAILNLSTRCRELPHALAGKPQDLLTQSPVGDLDDSGAVDVAGQPGGPEGSGTVLTPLQPMSPQRQALLSSRCYQLSEADCWDLPVDYTKIKRLGDEQDHKESAYFSSLHQSDELDPFQELLDEQRYPTEVTMPSPKHHKYPPCKESKKELITLSSCQLADKNIRGMMTTNSQELKCPTPGCDGSGHITGNYASHRSLSGCPRAKKSGIKIVHSKEDKDDQEPIKCPVPGCDGQGHVTGKYASHRSASGCPLAAKRQKDSYVNGSQFVWKSGKTDGMTCPTPGCDGSGHVSGSFLTHRSLSGCPRATSAMKKARMSGVEMLTIKQRASKGIENDEEIKQLDEEIKDLNESNNQVESDMIKLRTQVSGVFSPAPSPHQLTGLVPEITTMETNLKSIEEENKVIEQQNDSLLHELANLSQSLINSLANIQLPHMRPLPQKEAPVKHNCCLQMPPREPMNEQNFDTYVSTLTDMYTHQDQYQSPENKALLENIKQAVQGIQV, from the exons TGTCTACGGCTGCCCGCTGGCCAAGAAGAGGAAGGCTCTGGAAAAACAGCCGCTGGAGCCGGCTGCCAAGAGGAGGCCCTTCCTCACCTCCTGCCcgggcgaggaggaggaggaggaagacaccGCCGTCTACACCAGCTACGAGAACGAAGCCGTGGAGGTGGGGGTAGTGGGGAAGGAGCAAGGGGAGGTagtggaggaggacgaggaggaagaggaaggggagagagatgCCGACGAGGAAGAAGACGGGGAGGTGGAGGACGAGTTCTCGGAGGACAACgaggagcagggagaggaggaggaagaagaagaggaggaggaggacgtggaggtggagagagcgGATGCGCCAATAAGAGGGGAGCGGacggaagaggaggacgaggaggaggggatggatgaggaggaggaagaagtggaGGACGGTGATGacgaggaggagcaggaggaagacgaggatgaggaggaagaggaggagcagaatcGTCAGCAgg TAGAGAACCACTACAAACCCGGTGGACAATCAAAGCTCCTTCCGGTTCAGAaggacgacaacaacaacagctgcaccATCGGCGTCGGGAACGCCACCGGAGAAGAGTACGAGAACTACGACGAGCTGGTGGCCAAGTCGCTGCTCAACCTGGGCAAGATCGCAGAAGACGCCGCCTACCAGGCCATGACCGAGTCCGAGATGAACAGCAACTCCTCCAACAGCGCCGGAGAGGACGATGACGACGACGAGGATGACGGGAGCGAGCAGGGCGACAGGAAGGGCGAGCTGAGCGTGGACCTGGACAGCGACGTGGTCAGGGAGACGGTGGACTCCCTGAAGCTGCTCGCGCAGGGTCACGGCGCCATGCTGCCCGAGGACGGCTACCCGGAAGGCACCATGGTGGACGACGGCGGCCACATTAACGGGCGGCCCGGCGGCGGGGTCAGGGTGCAGGCGGACGAGAGCGAGGAGGAGGTGTGCCTCAGCAGTCTGGAGTGTCTGAGGAACCAGTGCTTCGATCTGGCTCGGAAACTGAGCGAGACGCAGCCGTCTGACCGCCCCGCCCTCCACGccctccaccagcagctgcagaaccCGCTGGACCAGCAGGTGCTGCATCACCAGACCAG GTACGAGAGCTGCCAGCAGGGTCCGCTGGAGGAGCCGCGGTCTCTGGAGCGCAGCTACTCCGACATGGTGAACCTGATgaagctggaggagcagctgagcCCGGCGTCCAGAGGTTACCCGACCAGCTGCAGCCAGGAGGGCGACGAGGACACCACGTCGGTGGCCTCCGACCGCTCGGACGAGACCTACGACATGGCCAAGGGAAACCTGTCGCTGCTGGAGAAGGCCATCGCCCTGGAGTCGGAGAGAGCGAAGGTCATGAGGGACCGCATGGCCTCGGAGCACGCCATGCCCCGGCGGGATCACCATCACCTCCGCGGCCAGGGCGAGCACAGCCCGAGGCTGAGCAGCGGCGCCGAGGAGCGCAAGTCCAGGATGCACCATGACGGGTTGAAGAGGGCGTACTACCCTAAAG ACTCTTCCAGgggggagaagaaggagagcaAGTGTCCGACGCCGGGCTGCGATGGGACAGGTCACGTGACGGGTCTGTACCCGCACCACCGCAGCCTGTCCGGGTGTCCCCACAAGGACCGAGTCCCGCCTGAGA TCCTtgccatgtatgaaaatgttttaaagtgcCCTACTCCCGGCTGCTCTGGACGGGGTCATGTCAATAGCAACAGGAACTCGCACCGCAG TCTGTCCGGCTGTCCCATCGCTGCCGCAGAGAAGATGGCGAAGGTTCATGAGAAGAGCCACTCGACTGACACCGGCAGCAAGACCAATCAGACATCAGACCGTGTCCTCAG GCCGATGTGTTTCGTCAAGCAGCTGGAGATTCCTCAGTACGGCTACAAGAACAACGTCCCGACCAGCACGCCGCGCTCCAACCTGGCCAAGGAGCTGGAGAAATACTCCAAGACCAGCTACGACTACGGCGGCTACGACGGGCAGCATGGCGGCTACGGGAAGAGAGGCCCGACAACCAAGTCCCACCACGGGCGAGACACCTCCCCGAAGGGATACGACG CGAAGCGCTACTGTAAGACGTCGAGCCCGGCCAGCAGTACGACCAGCAGCTAcgctcccagcagcagcagcagcctgagctgtggaggaggaggaggaggaggaggtggcggaGGGGGCGGAGGAGGAAGCAGCGccagcagcacctgcagcaAGAGCAGCTTCGACTACACCCACGACATGGAGGCGGCCCACATGGCGGCCACGGCCATCCTCAACCTGTCGACCAGGTGCCGGGAGCTGCCGCACGCTCTGGCGGGAAAACCCCAGGACCTGCTGACACAG AGTCCGGTTGGTGACCTGGACGACAGCGGTGCAGTGGATGTGGCGGGTCAGCCCGGCGGTCCGGAGGGCAGCGGGACGGTGTTGACCCCCCTGCAGCCGATGTCGCCCCAGCGGCAGGCTCTGCTCAGCAGCCGCTGCTACCAGCTGAGCGAGGCCGACTGCTGGGACCTGCCCGTGGACTACACCAAGATCAAACGCCTGGGAGACGAGCAGGACCACAAAGAG TCGGCTTATTTCTCGTCCCTACACCAGAGCGATGAGCTGGATCCCTTCCAGGAGCTGCTGGACGAGCAGCGCTACCCGACCGAGGTGACCATGCCCAGCCCCAAACACCACAAGTACCCGCCCTGCAAGGAGAGCAAGAAGGAGCTCATCAC gttGTCGAGCTGTCAGCTGGCCGACAAGAACATCCGCGGGATGATGACGACCAACTCTCAAGAACTCAA gtgtCCGACCCCAGGTTGTGACGGATCTGGACACATTACTGGAAACTACGCCTCCCACAGGAG TCTGTCGGGTTGTCCACGCGCCAAGAAGAGCGGCATCAAAATCGTCCACAGCAAAGAGGACAAGGACGACCAGGAGCCCATCAA GTGTCCGGTCCCGGGCTGTGATGGTCAGGGTCACGTGACGGGGAAGTACGCCTCCCACCGCAGCGCGTCAGGCTGCCCCCTGGCGGCTAAGAGGCAGAAGGACAGCTACGTCAACGGCTCGCAGTTTGTCTGGAAATCTGGAAAGACGGACGGCATGACCTGCCCGACCCCGGGCTGCGACGGCTCAGGACACGTCAGCGGGAGCTTCCTGACACATCGGAG TCTCTCCGGTTGTCCCCGAGCCACCTCGGCCATGAAGAAGGCCAGGATGAGCGGCGTGGAGATGCTGACAATCAAGCAAAGAGCGAGCAAAG gcATCGAAAACGATGAAGAAATCAAACAGCTGGATGAAGAAATCAAAGATTTGAACGAGTCCAACAATCAAGTGGAGTCAGACATGATAAAACTGAGGACACAG gtttcaggtgtatttagccccgcccccagTCCCCACcagctgacaggattggttcctgag ATCACCACCATGGAGACCAACCTGAAGTCCATCGAGGAGGAGAACAAGGTGATCGAGCAGCAGAACGACTCGCTGCTGCACGAGCTGGCCAACCTCAGCCAGTCGCTCATCAACAGCCTCGCAAACATCCAGCTGCCGCACATG AGACCGCTGCCACAGAAAGAGGCCCCAGTAAAGCATAACTGCTGTTTACAGATGCCTCCCAGA GAGCCAATGAATGAACAGAACTTTGACACTTACGTGAGTACACTGACAGACATGTACACCCACCAGGACCAGTACCAGAGCCCGGAGAACAAGGCGTTGCTGGAGAACATCAAACAGGCCGTTCAGGGCATCCAGGTGTAG
- the myt1la gene encoding myelin transcription factor 1-like, a isoform X2: protein MEGNAVEKRHRTRSKGVRAAVEAVTQELFSCPTPGCDGSGHVSGKYARHRSVYGCPLAKKRKALEKQPLEPAAKRRPFLTSCPGEEEEEEDTAVYTSYENEAVEVGVVGKEQGEVVEEDEEEEEGERDADEEEDGEVEDEFSEDNEEQGEEEEEEEEEEDVEVERADAPIRGERTEEEDEEEGMDEEEEEVEDGDDEEEQEEDEDEEEEEEQNRQQENHYKPGGQSKLLPVQKDDNNNSCTIGVGNATGEEYENYDELVAKSLLNLGKIAEDAAYQAMTESEMNSNSSNSAGEDDDDDEDDGSEQGDRKGELSVDLDSDVVRETVDSLKLLAQGHGAMLPEDGYPEGTMVDDGGHINGRPGGGVRVQADESEEEVCLSSLECLRNQCFDLARKLSETQPSDRPALHALHQQLQNPLDQQVLHHQTRSHQTFARCLTTSTSCAVSDFPPDPPLRYESCQQGPLEEPRSLERSYSDMVNLMKLEEQLSPASRGYPTSCSQEGDEDTTSVASDRSDETYDMAKGNLSLLEKAIALESERAKVMRDRMASEHAMPRRDHHHLRGQGEHSPRLSSGAEERKSRMHHDGLKRAYYPKDSSRGEKKESKCPTPGCDGTGHVTGLYPHHRSLSGCPHKDRVPPEILAMYENVLKCPTPGCSGRGHVNSNRNSHRSLSGCPIAAAEKMAKVHEKSHSTDTGSKTNQTSDRVLRPMCFVKQLEIPQYGYKNNVPTSTPRSNLAKELEKYSKTSYDYGGYDGQHGGYGKRGPTTKSHHGRDTSPKGYDAKRYCKTSSPASSTTSSYAPSSSSSLSCGGGGGGGGGGGGGGGSSASSTCSKSSFDYTHDMEAAHMAATAILNLSTRCRELPHALAGKPQDLLTQSPVGDLDDSGAVDVAGQPGGPEGSGTVLTPLQPMSPQRQALLSSRCYQLSEADCWDLPVDYTKIKRLGDEQDHKESAYFSSLHQSDELDPFQELLDEQRYPTEVTMPSPKHHKYPPCKESKKELITLSSCQLADKNIRGMMTTNSQELKCPTPGCDGSGHITGNYASHRSLSGCPRAKKSGIKIVHSKEDKDDQEPIKCPVPGCDGQGHVTGKYASHRSASGCPLAAKRQKDSYVNGSQFVWKSGKTDGMTCPTPGCDGSGHVSGSFLTHRSLSGCPRATSAMKKARMSGVEMLTIKQRASKGIENDEEIKQLDEEIKDLNESNNQVESDMIKLRTQVSGVFSPAPSPHQLTGLVPEITTMETNLKSIEEENKVIEQQNDSLLHELANLSQSLINSLANIQLPHMRPLPQKEAPVKHNCCLQMPPREPMNEQNFDTYVSTLTDMYTHQDQYQSPENKALLENIKQAVQGIQV, encoded by the exons TGTCTACGGCTGCCCGCTGGCCAAGAAGAGGAAGGCTCTGGAAAAACAGCCGCTGGAGCCGGCTGCCAAGAGGAGGCCCTTCCTCACCTCCTGCCcgggcgaggaggaggaggaggaagacaccGCCGTCTACACCAGCTACGAGAACGAAGCCGTGGAGGTGGGGGTAGTGGGGAAGGAGCAAGGGGAGGTagtggaggaggacgaggaggaagaggaaggggagagagatgCCGACGAGGAAGAAGACGGGGAGGTGGAGGACGAGTTCTCGGAGGACAACgaggagcagggagaggaggaggaagaagaagaggaggaggaggacgtggaggtggagagagcgGATGCGCCAATAAGAGGGGAGCGGacggaagaggaggacgaggaggaggggatggatgaggaggaggaagaagtggaGGACGGTGATGacgaggaggagcaggaggaagacgaggatgaggaggaagaggaggagcagaatcGTCAGCAgg AGAACCACTACAAACCCGGTGGACAATCAAAGCTCCTTCCGGTTCAGAaggacgacaacaacaacagctgcaccATCGGCGTCGGGAACGCCACCGGAGAAGAGTACGAGAACTACGACGAGCTGGTGGCCAAGTCGCTGCTCAACCTGGGCAAGATCGCAGAAGACGCCGCCTACCAGGCCATGACCGAGTCCGAGATGAACAGCAACTCCTCCAACAGCGCCGGAGAGGACGATGACGACGACGAGGATGACGGGAGCGAGCAGGGCGACAGGAAGGGCGAGCTGAGCGTGGACCTGGACAGCGACGTGGTCAGGGAGACGGTGGACTCCCTGAAGCTGCTCGCGCAGGGTCACGGCGCCATGCTGCCCGAGGACGGCTACCCGGAAGGCACCATGGTGGACGACGGCGGCCACATTAACGGGCGGCCCGGCGGCGGGGTCAGGGTGCAGGCGGACGAGAGCGAGGAGGAGGTGTGCCTCAGCAGTCTGGAGTGTCTGAGGAACCAGTGCTTCGATCTGGCTCGGAAACTGAGCGAGACGCAGCCGTCTGACCGCCCCGCCCTCCACGccctccaccagcagctgcagaaccCGCTGGACCAGCAGGTGCTGCATCACCAGACCAG ATCACATCAGACCTTTGCTCGCTGCTTGACGACCTCGACTTCCTGCGCCGTCTCAGATTTTCCTCCTGATCCTCCCCTCAGGTACGAGAGCTGCCAGCAGGGTCCGCTGGAGGAGCCGCGGTCTCTGGAGCGCAGCTACTCCGACATGGTGAACCTGATgaagctggaggagcagctgagcCCGGCGTCCAGAGGTTACCCGACCAGCTGCAGCCAGGAGGGCGACGAGGACACCACGTCGGTGGCCTCCGACCGCTCGGACGAGACCTACGACATGGCCAAGGGAAACCTGTCGCTGCTGGAGAAGGCCATCGCCCTGGAGTCGGAGAGAGCGAAGGTCATGAGGGACCGCATGGCCTCGGAGCACGCCATGCCCCGGCGGGATCACCATCACCTCCGCGGCCAGGGCGAGCACAGCCCGAGGCTGAGCAGCGGCGCCGAGGAGCGCAAGTCCAGGATGCACCATGACGGGTTGAAGAGGGCGTACTACCCTAAAG ACTCTTCCAGgggggagaagaaggagagcaAGTGTCCGACGCCGGGCTGCGATGGGACAGGTCACGTGACGGGTCTGTACCCGCACCACCGCAGCCTGTCCGGGTGTCCCCACAAGGACCGAGTCCCGCCTGAGA TCCTtgccatgtatgaaaatgttttaaagtgcCCTACTCCCGGCTGCTCTGGACGGGGTCATGTCAATAGCAACAGGAACTCGCACCGCAG TCTGTCCGGCTGTCCCATCGCTGCCGCAGAGAAGATGGCGAAGGTTCATGAGAAGAGCCACTCGACTGACACCGGCAGCAAGACCAATCAGACATCAGACCGTGTCCTCAG GCCGATGTGTTTCGTCAAGCAGCTGGAGATTCCTCAGTACGGCTACAAGAACAACGTCCCGACCAGCACGCCGCGCTCCAACCTGGCCAAGGAGCTGGAGAAATACTCCAAGACCAGCTACGACTACGGCGGCTACGACGGGCAGCATGGCGGCTACGGGAAGAGAGGCCCGACAACCAAGTCCCACCACGGGCGAGACACCTCCCCGAAGGGATACGACG CGAAGCGCTACTGTAAGACGTCGAGCCCGGCCAGCAGTACGACCAGCAGCTAcgctcccagcagcagcagcagcctgagctgtggaggaggaggaggaggaggaggtggcggaGGGGGCGGAGGAGGAAGCAGCGccagcagcacctgcagcaAGAGCAGCTTCGACTACACCCACGACATGGAGGCGGCCCACATGGCGGCCACGGCCATCCTCAACCTGTCGACCAGGTGCCGGGAGCTGCCGCACGCTCTGGCGGGAAAACCCCAGGACCTGCTGACACAG AGTCCGGTTGGTGACCTGGACGACAGCGGTGCAGTGGATGTGGCGGGTCAGCCCGGCGGTCCGGAGGGCAGCGGGACGGTGTTGACCCCCCTGCAGCCGATGTCGCCCCAGCGGCAGGCTCTGCTCAGCAGCCGCTGCTACCAGCTGAGCGAGGCCGACTGCTGGGACCTGCCCGTGGACTACACCAAGATCAAACGCCTGGGAGACGAGCAGGACCACAAAGAG TCGGCTTATTTCTCGTCCCTACACCAGAGCGATGAGCTGGATCCCTTCCAGGAGCTGCTGGACGAGCAGCGCTACCCGACCGAGGTGACCATGCCCAGCCCCAAACACCACAAGTACCCGCCCTGCAAGGAGAGCAAGAAGGAGCTCATCAC gttGTCGAGCTGTCAGCTGGCCGACAAGAACATCCGCGGGATGATGACGACCAACTCTCAAGAACTCAA gtgtCCGACCCCAGGTTGTGACGGATCTGGACACATTACTGGAAACTACGCCTCCCACAGGAG TCTGTCGGGTTGTCCACGCGCCAAGAAGAGCGGCATCAAAATCGTCCACAGCAAAGAGGACAAGGACGACCAGGAGCCCATCAA GTGTCCGGTCCCGGGCTGTGATGGTCAGGGTCACGTGACGGGGAAGTACGCCTCCCACCGCAGCGCGTCAGGCTGCCCCCTGGCGGCTAAGAGGCAGAAGGACAGCTACGTCAACGGCTCGCAGTTTGTCTGGAAATCTGGAAAGACGGACGGCATGACCTGCCCGACCCCGGGCTGCGACGGCTCAGGACACGTCAGCGGGAGCTTCCTGACACATCGGAG TCTCTCCGGTTGTCCCCGAGCCACCTCGGCCATGAAGAAGGCCAGGATGAGCGGCGTGGAGATGCTGACAATCAAGCAAAGAGCGAGCAAAG gcATCGAAAACGATGAAGAAATCAAACAGCTGGATGAAGAAATCAAAGATTTGAACGAGTCCAACAATCAAGTGGAGTCAGACATGATAAAACTGAGGACACAG gtttcaggtgtatttagccccgcccccagTCCCCACcagctgacaggattggttcctgag ATCACCACCATGGAGACCAACCTGAAGTCCATCGAGGAGGAGAACAAGGTGATCGAGCAGCAGAACGACTCGCTGCTGCACGAGCTGGCCAACCTCAGCCAGTCGCTCATCAACAGCCTCGCAAACATCCAGCTGCCGCACATG AGACCGCTGCCACAGAAAGAGGCCCCAGTAAAGCATAACTGCTGTTTACAGATGCCTCCCAGA GAGCCAATGAATGAACAGAACTTTGACACTTACGTGAGTACACTGACAGACATGTACACCCACCAGGACCAGTACCAGAGCCCGGAGAACAAGGCGTTGCTGGAGAACATCAAACAGGCCGTTCAGGGCATCCAGGTGTAG